The Humulus lupulus chromosome 4, drHumLupu1.1, whole genome shotgun sequence genome has a window encoding:
- the LOC133831929 gene encoding uncharacterized protein LOC133831929 yields MAIQLPILVMMMKELRGCSSSDDNSEDQLSMLHVVQVDNLNGRSLPRRQESQGRRTAGSKSSRPTTQDDGNRWSSPAYTTEDIPCPSYVIPTLSRKNPGTLTAFVTKEDRLKYCFFSLGVRRRGFRTCPLVLCVDDTFLKTKYGGQMLCAVALDANNHLYPVAFGIVDSENHDSWKYSMSKLKEAIGEVEDLAFVSDRHASITHALETIFPDAYHGACYHHISMNVVAKFKTDHCHVLMYNIMTSNYAESFNNKTRDARSFSITTFVKFIRFTLQSWFCDRRETNEKKTTTLALTYEENFVDMAEKARFLIPYAIGRHEFHVLDGELNGEVDLLNKTCTCGMFQIIGIPCAHALSGSLKRGVNFYSLCSDYYKIETWRSSYTESIYPTGNEEEWIVPNDIMTIKVRTPAQKNPVDHPKKKQGRPKTKRLPSNGDKLVVQRKCSTCGGLGHNRATCKVRV; encoded by the exons ATGGCGATTCAGTTGCCCattttggtgatgatgatgaaagagttGAGGGGGTGCAGTAGTTCTGATGATAACTCAGAGGATCAGTTGTCGATGCTACATGTGGTTCAAGTAGATAATTTAAATGGACGATCATTGCCAAGACGTCAAGAAAGCCAAGGACGGAGGACTGCTGGCTCAAAGAGCAGTCGTCCAACTACACAAGATGATGgaaatagatggagttctccagcgTATACTACTGAAGATATCCCATGCCCCTCTTATGTTATCCCCACCTTATCTAGG AAAAATCCCGGAACGTTGACAGCTTTTGTCACTAAGGAAGATCGATTAAAATATTGCTTTTTCTCACTCGGAGTTAGGAGAAGAGGGTTTCGTACATGTCCTCTTGTGTTATGTGTGGACGACACTTTTTTAAAGACAAAATACGGTGGGCAGATGTTATGTGCAGTCGCGTTAGATGCAAATAACCATCTATATCCAGTTGCATTTGGTATTGTGGATAGTGAGAATCATGATTCTTGGAAGTATTCCATGTCAAAGCTAAAGGAAGCGATTGGGGAAGTCGAGGACCTGGCATTTGTATCTGACAGGCATGCAAGTATTACACATGCCTTGGAAACTATTTTCCCCGATGCCTATCACGGTgcttgctaccaccacattagtatgaatgtggttgctaaattcaagactgaTCATTGTCATGTGTTGAT gtataatataatgacaagcaattacgctgaaagtttcaacaataagACCCGGGACGCTAGGAGCTTTTCGATAACTACATTCGTCAAATTTATTCGCTTCACACTGCAGTCCTGGTTCTGTGATAGGAGAGAAACTAACGAGAAGAAAACTACAACTCTTGCACTAACCTATGAGGAAAATTTTGTGGATATGGCTGAGAAAGCTCGATTCTTGATTCCTTATGCAATAGGGAGGCATGAGTTCCATGTGTTAGATGGTGAGCTGAATGGTGAAGTCGACCTCCTGAATAAGACATGCACATGTGGCATGTTTCAAATTATTGGTATCCCATGTGCTCATGCACTATCTGGATCCCTTAAGCGAGGGGTGAACTTTTATTCATTGTGTTCAGATTACTATAAAATTGAGACATGGAGGTCCTCTTACACAGAATCTATATATCCTACTGGTAATGAGGAAGAGTGGATTGTTCCAAATGACATTATGACAATAAAAGTGAGAACACCTGCGCAGAAAAACCCGGTTGATCatccaaagaagaaacaaggtaggcCTAAGACAAAACGCCTTCCTTCCAATGGAGATAAATTGGTTGTACAACGCAAGTGCAGCACTTGTGGAGGTCTAGGCCATAATAGGGCAACTTGTAAAGTTCGTGTTTGA